One Candidatus Niyogibacteria bacterium genomic region harbors:
- a CDS encoding type II/IV secretion system protein, translating into MAKNNDIETKLEEFRQREAEDLARLLSEKHGLPYSDLSRMTINLDALKIVPENEAREAKMAVFQKVAKRLQVAALNPDLIKTKDILKRLADEGYTVELFFVSEASLRRAWSRYAEIPAFEEIETGLIDISPQRLEEFQKEVKNIQSLQKLIEPHLTAQKIRKISETVEVILAGAMALDASDIHLEPREKEARIRFRLDGVLNDISSFGIASYGPIISRLKLLSEMKLNIHDRAQDGRFTIRTKNADIEVRSSILPGPYGETAVMRILNPKTISITLEDLGMHPEFLKVMEEELKRPNGMILTTGPTGSGKTTTLYAFIKNTVRPGINIVTIEDPIEYHITGINQTQVDAKKGYDFANGLRSILRQDPDVILVGEIRDLETAQIAMHASLTGHLVFSTLHTNNAAGTIPRLIDLKADPTIIAPAINVTMAQRLTRKLCPECRKKDKPTAEEEKIIKKSLQETPAKYKKTAPKNLVLWRAVGCEKCNNIGYKGRIGIFEAFLVDDEVEKMILKKPAEADLKAAMKKQDMMTMFNDGVLKVLSGATSLEELKRVASE; encoded by the coding sequence ATGGCAAAAAATAACGATATTGAAACGAAACTGGAAGAATTCAGGCAAAGAGAAGCCGAGGATTTGGCGCGGCTCCTTTCTGAAAAACACGGCCTGCCCTACTCGGATTTATCCCGAATGACTATTAATCTGGATGCCCTTAAGATTGTTCCCGAAAATGAAGCCAGGGAAGCTAAAATGGCCGTGTTCCAAAAAGTGGCTAAACGTCTGCAGGTTGCGGCGTTAAATCCGGACCTCATCAAAACCAAAGATATTTTAAAAAGGCTCGCCGATGAAGGTTATACGGTTGAGCTTTTTTTTGTTTCGGAGGCAAGTCTTAGGCGGGCGTGGTCAAGATATGCCGAAATTCCGGCTTTTGAAGAAATAGAAACGGGCTTGATAGATATATCGCCCCAGCGCCTTGAAGAATTTCAAAAAGAAGTCAAAAATATTCAAAGCTTGCAAAAACTCATTGAGCCGCATCTTACGGCTCAAAAAATAAGAAAAATATCGGAGACCGTTGAAGTGATTCTGGCGGGAGCCATGGCTCTGGATGCGTCAGATATCCACTTGGAACCGAGAGAAAAAGAAGCGCGGATACGCTTTCGCCTTGACGGCGTACTAAACGACATTTCTTCTTTCGGCATAGCATCTTACGGCCCGATTATTTCAAGGCTGAAGCTTTTGTCTGAAATGAAACTGAATATCCACGACCGCGCCCAAGACGGCAGATTTACCATAAGAACCAAAAACGCGGACATAGAAGTGCGGTCCTCAATCCTACCCGGGCCCTACGGCGAAACCGCGGTTATGCGAATACTCAACCCGAAAACAATATCAATAACTTTGGAGGATTTGGGTATGCATCCGGAATTTCTGAAAGTGATGGAAGAAGAACTCAAAAGGCCCAATGGGATGATTCTGACCACCGGCCCCACCGGATCCGGAAAAACCACGACCCTCTACGCTTTTATTAAAAATACGGTTCGGCCGGGCATAAATATAGTAACCATAGAAGACCCAATAGAATATCACATCACCGGAATCAACCAGACGCAAGTTGACGCGAAAAAAGGATACGATTTCGCAAACGGCCTTCGCTCCATATTGAGACAGGATCCGGACGTAATTCTGGTCGGAGAAATTCGCGACCTGGAAACGGCTCAAATTGCCATGCACGCTTCGCTGACCGGCCATCTGGTATTTTCAACTCTGCATACCAATAACGCCGCGGGCACCATACCGCGCCTGATAGACCTCAAAGCCGACCCGACAATCATTGCTCCGGCAATAAACGTAACCATGGCTCAGCGTTTGACGCGAAAATTGTGCCCAGAATGCCGGAAAAAAGACAAACCAACGGCCGAAGAAGAAAAAATCATTAAAAAATCCCTACAAGAAACTCCGGCAAAATATAAAAAAACCGCGCCGAAAAACTTAGTTTTGTGGCGCGCCGTCGGATGTGAAAAATGCAATAATATCGGCTACAAAGGACGAATCGGCATATTTGAAGCTTTTTTGGTAGATGATGAGGTTGAAAAAATGATTTTAAAAAAACCGGCCGAGGCCGATCTGAAAGCGGCTATGAAAAAACAAGATATGATGACGATGTTTAATGACGGGGTGTTAAAAGTTTTATCCGGCGCCACATCACTTGAAGAATTAAAGCGGGTGGCATCCGAATAA
- the ruvB gene encoding Holliday junction branch migration DNA helicase RuvB produces the protein MINPSFNNKNEDSGLEQTLRPARWDDYVGQEPIKKNLKILMQAAHERNEALEHILLHGPAGLGKTSLAHLIAKEMSSQIKITSGPAIERVGDLASILTNLSDGDVLFIDEVHRLNKTIEEVLYPAMESGNLDIIIGKGPGARSIQIDLPPFTLIAATTRIALLSNPLRSRFSGGTFKLDYYSTDELIKIIKRSAEILKTEVAAGAAELIALRSRFTPRIANRLLKRARDYAQVHKISTINENAVTKTLELLGIDHKGLEETDRQILKVLINKFSGGPVGLNTLAAATSEDPATVEEVYEPFLLRLGFIERTPRGRMATPSAYKHLDIKAPQAKLI, from the coding sequence ATGATAAACCCGTCTTTCAATAATAAAAATGAAGATTCCGGTTTGGAACAAACCCTGCGTCCCGCAAGGTGGGATGATTATGTCGGACAAGAGCCGATTAAAAAAAATCTGAAAATACTGATGCAGGCGGCGCACGAAAGAAACGAGGCGCTGGAACATATACTGCTTCACGGCCCGGCTGGCCTTGGCAAAACCAGTCTGGCTCATTTGATAGCCAAAGAAATGTCCAGCCAGATAAAAATCACTTCGGGCCCGGCTATAGAAAGAGTCGGAGACCTTGCTTCCATCCTGACCAATTTGTCCGACGGCGATGTTTTGTTTATTGACGAGGTACACAGGCTGAATAAAACAATAGAAGAAGTGCTTTATCCGGCAATGGAATCGGGGAATCTTGACATTATTATCGGCAAAGGACCCGGAGCGCGTTCAATCCAGATAGACCTCCCGCCTTTTACTCTCATCGCCGCAACCACGCGCATAGCTCTTCTTTCAAATCCTTTGCGCTCGCGATTTTCCGGAGGAACTTTTAAATTGGATTATTATTCAACGGATGAACTAATTAAAATAATAAAGCGTTCTGCCGAAATACTGAAAACCGAGGTCGCCGCCGGAGCCGCCGAACTAATCGCTTTACGTTCCCGTTTTACTCCGCGCATAGCCAACCGCCTCTTAAAACGCGCCAGGGATTACGCCCAAGTGCATAAAATTTCAACAATAAACGAAAACGCCGTAACCAAAACGCTTGAACTTTTAGGCATTGACCACAAAGGCCTGGAAGAAACCGATCGGCAAATCCTAAAAGTTTTAATAAATAAATTCAGCGGAGGCCCGGTGGGTCTCAATACTTTAGCCGCGGCAACCTCCGAAGACCCGGCTACGGTTGAAGAAGTCTACGAGCCGTTTTTACTGCGCCTCGGCTTTATTGAGCGCACTCCGCGAGGCCGCATGGCCACTCCGAGCGCCTACAAACATCTGGACATTAAAGCGCCTCAGGCAAAATTGATTTAA
- a CDS encoding PH domain-containing protein, whose amino-acid sequence MLELQKEEKVIIAFHRHWIVVANKLTFAALALIPPIVVLILMPTFQIGAELNLLIIYAVIVYLLASLMAAFVIWFDYYLDVWIVTDRRIIDVEQIGMFRRQTSEFMLSRVQDVTVEIPGFIATLLHYGNIRVQTAGEQGFEASDIPNADKIKDIILEEARKTNGHRPEETTNHL is encoded by the coding sequence GTGCTTGAACTGCAAAAAGAAGAAAAAGTCATAATCGCCTTTCACCGCCATTGGATAGTGGTGGCAAATAAACTGACTTTTGCCGCTCTCGCTTTAATCCCGCCGATTGTCGTGCTTATTCTTATGCCGACTTTTCAAATCGGGGCGGAATTAAATCTTTTGATCATCTACGCCGTGATCGTGTATCTTTTGGCGTCTCTTATGGCCGCCTTCGTCATTTGGTTTGATTATTATCTTGATGTCTGGATCGTAACCGATAGGAGAATAATTGATGTGGAACAAATAGGCATGTTTCGCCGTCAAACCTCGGAATTTATGCTTTCCCGCGTTCAAGACGTCACTGTGGAAATTCCCGGCTTTATCGCCACCTTGCTCCATTACGGAAACATTCGTGTGCAAACGGCGGGGGAACAAGGTTTTGAAGCCAGCGATATCCCCAACGCGGATAAAATCAAAGACATAATTCTTGAGGAGGCCAGAAAGACCAACGGACATAGACCCGAGGAGACAACCAATCACTTATGA
- a CDS encoding YebC/PmpR family DNA-binding transcriptional regulator, whose amino-acid sequence MSGHSKWSQIKHKKALTDARKSKEFAKLAKQITVAAREKGPDPASNPSLRAAVEKARSFNMPSDNIERAIKRATSKDENALEEVLFEAYGPGGSAILIAGITDNKNRTTQEIKHLLSENGAKLASPGSAKFLFQKTEDGWQPIANITVDEKTKEALSKIFEALDENDDINDIYTNADFT is encoded by the coding sequence ATGAGCGGACATTCCAAGTGGTCTCAAATCAAACATAAAAAGGCTCTGACTGACGCCAGAAAAAGTAAAGAGTTCGCGAAACTGGCGAAACAAATAACCGTTGCCGCGCGCGAAAAGGGGCCTGATCCGGCGTCAAACCCGTCTTTAAGGGCGGCCGTGGAAAAAGCCCGCTCTTTCAACATGCCCTCCGACAACATTGAGCGGGCGATAAAGCGCGCGACTTCGAAAGACGAAAACGCTCTGGAGGAAGTTTTGTTTGAGGCCTACGGGCCCGGGGGCAGCGCGATATTGATTGCCGGAATTACAGACAATAAAAATCGCACGACGCAAGAAATAAAGCATCTTCTTTCCGAAAACGGCGCGAAGCTCGCCTCTCCCGGATCCGCAAAATTTTTATTCCAAAAAACCGAAGACGGCTGGCAGCCGATCGCGAACATAACAGTTGACGAAAAAACAAAAGAGGCGCTCTCAAAAATTTTTGAAGCGCTTGATGAAAACGACGACATAAACGACATATATACCAACGCAGATTTTACTTAA
- a CDS encoding crossover junction endodeoxyribonuclease RuvC produces MGRKILGIDPGYGRLGYAVLENGALSDAGCLETPKEMAHEERLRVVGKHFKELIRAHKPEVLAMEKLFLNTNQKTAMRVAEARGTMLYLADGLEIREFSPPEIKLAVCGYGRADKKQVERMIRMIFKTREALNDDAIDAVAVAFTASGRI; encoded by the coding sequence ATGGGCAGAAAAATTTTAGGAATAGACCCCGGATACGGACGATTGGGATACGCCGTTTTGGAAAACGGCGCGCTTTCGGATGCGGGCTGTCTTGAAACGCCCAAGGAGATGGCACACGAGGAGCGGCTGAGGGTTGTGGGCAAGCATTTCAAAGAATTAATCCGCGCTCACAAGCCAGAGGTCCTCGCGATGGAAAAATTATTTCTAAACACCAATCAAAAAACCGCCATGCGCGTGGCGGAAGCCAGAGGAACCATGCTCTACCTTGCCGACGGCCTCGAAATACGGGAATTTTCGCCGCCGGAGATCAAGTTGGCCGTATGCGGATACGGCCGGGCAGACAAAAAACAGGTAGAACGGATGATCCGTATGATTTTCAAAACCCGCGAGGCACTAAATGACGACGCGATTGACGCTGTGGCGGTAGCGTTTACCGCGTCCGGACGGATTTAA
- a CDS encoding tyrosine--tRNA ligase — MTSPSSKLNEKISRLSEEIITEKELEGRLKSGQKLRIKYGVDVTSPFLHLGHAVNLWLMRAFQEEGHKIVFLVGDFTTRIGDPTGRNEKRPKISEADIKRGAKEFIKQVSRILLTDKKVFEIRKNSEWYSKMKTEKLLELMSLVTNAQLIKRDMFQKRIKEGKDIFENELIYPILQGYDSIMLESDLTVIGSDQLFNEMMGRDLQQKFGQSPQVIITTKITPGIRGGEKQSKSLGNYIGLLDSAREKFGKIMSIPDDLIIQYFEVYSDTALVRIREIERGLQGKKINPKDAKMELAEAVVLKYHSADESKDAKNFFVETFQKKNLPQDATTVIVKKGEMIKDVLARSGLVSSKSEASRLIKAGAVEIDGAIVKDIGAKFERGGIMRAGKKRFVKIKIV, encoded by the coding sequence ATGACAAGCCCAAGTTCTAAATTAAATGAAAAAATATCGCGTCTTTCGGAGGAAATAATCACCGAAAAAGAACTGGAAGGACGGTTGAAATCCGGGCAAAAACTCCGCATAAAATACGGGGTTGATGTTACATCTCCATTTTTGCATTTGGGGCACGCGGTTAATTTGTGGCTGATGCGCGCTTTTCAGGAAGAAGGACACAAAATTGTTTTTTTGGTGGGCGATTTTACCACTCGCATAGGCGACCCCACCGGCAGAAACGAAAAGCGGCCGAAAATTTCCGAAGCCGACATAAAAAGGGGAGCGAAAGAATTTATTAAGCAAGTTTCCAGGATTCTTTTGACTGACAAAAAAGTCTTTGAAATCCGTAAAAATTCGGAGTGGTATTCCAAAATGAAAACCGAAAAACTGCTTGAACTTATGTCGCTGGTTACCAACGCCCAACTGATTAAGCGCGATATGTTTCAGAAAAGAATAAAGGAAGGCAAGGACATTTTTGAAAACGAACTTATCTATCCAATTTTGCAGGGCTACGATTCGATTATGCTTGAGTCGGATTTAACCGTAATCGGATCGGACCAGCTTTTTAATGAAATGATGGGGCGGGATTTGCAGCAAAAATTCGGGCAATCTCCCCAGGTCATTATTACCACTAAAATTACTCCCGGAATACGCGGCGGCGAAAAACAGTCTAAAAGCCTCGGCAATTATATAGGGCTTTTGGATTCGGCTCGCGAGAAGTTTGGAAAAATAATGAGCATTCCGGATGACCTGATAATTCAATATTTTGAAGTTTATAGCGACACGGCTCTTGTCCGCATCAGAGAAATAGAGCGCGGTCTGCAAGGTAAAAAAATCAACCCTAAAGATGCTAAAATGGAGCTGGCTGAAGCAGTGGTTTTGAAATACCATTCAGCTGATGAGTCGAAGGACGCTAAAAATTTTTTCGTTGAAACATTCCAGAAAAAGAATCTTCCGCAGGACGCAACGACCGTTATCGTTAAGAAAGGCGAAATGATAAAAGATGTTCTCGCGCGCTCGGGATTAGTTTCTTCCAAATCCGAGGCCTCCCGGCTGATAAAAGCCGGAGCGGTTGAAATTGACGGCGCGATTGTGAAAGATATCGGCGCCAAATTTGAGCGGGGCGGGATAATGCGCGCGGGCAAGAAACGCTTTGTTAAAATAAAAATAGTTTAA
- a CDS encoding transglycosylase domain-containing protein: MAGKRNLLKKTKKIFFYGIAAAVLFVGSLSVWALTLDIPDFEAFDQRKVVQSTKIYDRSGDILLYDIHNDIRRTVVAFGEIPPGVKNATVAMEDSNFYNHYGISFLAIMRAAFVDVIYGGVHQGGSTITQQLVKKALLTDEQTITRKLKELVLALKVERAFSKEQILGFYLNEIPYGSSAYGIAAAAETFFGKKLRDITLAESTYLASLPNAPTFYSPYGPHQKELNERKNLVLKRMLDLGFITQDEADKAEREEVKFIPRGNETLKAPHFIFYVRDYLTEKYGEEAVESGGLKVVTTLDWNLQQKAEDLTEKFVEDEEEKFNVYNAGLIATDPQTGQILVMVGSKDWFSEPKPEGCSPGLNCKFEPHVNVTAYASGRQPGSAFKPFVYATAFQKGFTPETAVFDLPTEFNPSCDPDAAKALAREEEQNEEKKDNCYHPRNYDGVFRGPIILREALAQSINLPAVKTLYLAGLSESLKTAKKLGITTLNDPDRYGLTLVLGGGEVKLLEMVGAYGVFANDGVRNPLTSILKVEDAKGNILEEFQPKPEEVLDKQTARLINDVLSDNEARTPAFGAASPLYFPGWDVAAKTGTTNDSRDAWVVGYTPNLAWGVWFGNNDNSEMVKSIAGFIAAPLWNAFFQEASRTLEKKEFISPAPTEPKKAVLNGGWRGSRTYTIDKISKKLATAFTPQQYKEEKPLIQIHSILYWLDKNNPDGPIPQNPSDDSQFSLWEYPVRKWAESKNLREESESDIPTQYDDVHLPQYAPEISFVVSPPDESTYSGSISFTLSASSRYPISQMDVIFGNRFIGSIKNAPYSFSIDLAKIKDLRPEETLVINVYDSVGNSSSLEKTIRLR, encoded by the coding sequence ATGGCAGGAAAAAGAAACCTCCTCAAAAAGACAAAAAAGATATTCTTTTACGGAATAGCCGCGGCGGTTTTGTTCGTTGGCTCTCTTTCCGTGTGGGCTTTAACTTTGGACATTCCGGACTTTGAGGCCTTTGACCAGCGCAAAGTCGTGCAGTCAACAAAAATTTACGACCGCTCGGGCGATATTCTTTTATATGACATACATAATGACATACGAAGAACCGTGGTCGCTTTTGGCGAAATACCGCCCGGCGTCAAAAACGCGACCGTGGCCATGGAAGATTCTAATTTTTACAACCACTACGGCATAAGCTTTCTCGCGATTATGCGCGCGGCTTTTGTTGACGTGATTTACGGCGGCGTGCACCAGGGCGGATCAACCATAACCCAACAGCTGGTCAAAAAAGCTCTTCTGACCGACGAACAAACCATAACCCGCAAACTCAAAGAATTGGTGTTGGCACTCAAGGTGGAACGCGCTTTCAGCAAAGAACAAATCCTGGGTTTTTATCTCAATGAAATACCCTACGGATCTTCGGCCTACGGAATCGCGGCGGCCGCCGAAACTTTTTTCGGCAAAAAACTGCGGGACATAACTTTAGCCGAATCGACCTATCTTGCTTCTCTCCCCAACGCGCCGACTTTTTATTCGCCGTACGGCCCGCACCAAAAAGAACTTAATGAAAGAAAAAATCTGGTTCTTAAAAGAATGTTGGACCTCGGCTTCATAACCCAAGACGAGGCCGATAAAGCCGAGAGGGAGGAAGTTAAATTCATACCGCGCGGCAATGAAACGTTGAAAGCGCCGCATTTTATATTCTACGTCCGAGATTACCTCACTGAAAAATACGGGGAAGAGGCCGTGGAATCTGGCGGACTTAAAGTGGTAACGACTCTTGATTGGAATCTTCAGCAAAAAGCCGAGGACTTAACGGAAAAATTTGTTGAGGATGAAGAAGAAAAATTTAATGTTTATAATGCCGGCCTTATCGCTACCGACCCTCAAACGGGCCAAATACTGGTAATGGTCGGCTCAAAAGATTGGTTTTCTGAGCCCAAACCCGAAGGATGTTCGCCGGGCTTAAACTGCAAATTTGAACCGCACGTAAATGTGACCGCTTACGCCTCGGGCCGCCAGCCCGGCTCGGCTTTCAAACCATTTGTTTATGCGACTGCTTTTCAAAAGGGCTTTACTCCCGAAACCGCGGTCTTTGATTTGCCGACCGAGTTTAATCCGTCTTGCGACCCGGACGCGGCCAAGGCCCTTGCCCGAGAAGAAGAACAAAACGAAGAAAAAAAAGATAATTGCTATCACCCGAGAAACTATGACGGCGTCTTTCGCGGGCCGATAATTCTGCGGGAAGCGCTGGCTCAATCCATCAACCTGCCGGCAGTCAAAACTCTTTACCTTGCCGGCCTTTCGGAATCGCTTAAAACCGCGAAAAAACTGGGCATTACAACCCTTAATGATCCCGACCGTTATGGATTAACTCTGGTTTTAGGCGGAGGAGAAGTTAAATTGCTGGAAATGGTCGGAGCATACGGGGTCTTCGCTAACGATGGGGTACGTAATCCCTTAACATCAATCCTTAAAGTGGAGGACGCGAAAGGGAACATTCTTGAAGAATTCCAGCCAAAACCCGAAGAAGTTCTTGATAAGCAAACCGCCCGTCTTATAAACGATGTGCTCTCGGATAATGAAGCCCGAACTCCGGCTTTTGGCGCGGCCTCTCCCTTATATTTTCCGGGCTGGGATGTCGCGGCTAAAACCGGAACCACCAATGATTCCAGAGATGCCTGGGTGGTGGGCTATACTCCCAATCTGGCCTGGGGAGTGTGGTTTGGCAATAACGACAACTCGGAGATGGTCAAAAGTATTGCCGGATTTATCGCAGCACCATTGTGGAATGCTTTTTTTCAGGAAGCATCGCGTACCCTTGAGAAAAAAGAATTTATTTCTCCGGCACCGACCGAACCTAAAAAGGCGGTGCTTAACGGCGGGTGGCGCGGAAGCCGAACTTACACCATTGATAAGATTTCAAAAAAATTAGCGACTGCTTTTACGCCGCAGCAGTATAAGGAAGAAAAACCGCTGATTCAGATACATTCAATTCTTTACTGGCTGGATAAAAATAATCCGGACGGGCCCATCCCTCAAAATCCATCAGACGACTCCCAATTTTCTTTATGGGAATATCCCGTAAGAAAGTGGGCCGAATCAAAAAATCTCCGCGAAGAGAGCGAAAGCGACATTCCGACGCAATATGATGACGTTCATCTTCCTCAGTACGCGCCGGAGATTTCGTTTGTTGTTTCGCCTCCGGATGAGTCCACGTATTCCGGTTCGATATCATTCACATTGTCGGCTAGTTCCCGCTATCCCATAAGTCAGATGGACGTTATCTTTGGCAACAGATTTATCGGCTCCATTAAAAACGCGCCGTACTCGTTTTCCATTGATCTTGCAAAAATAAAAGACCTGCGTCCCGAAGAAACTCTGGTCATAAATGTTTACGACAGCGTCGGTAACAGTTCTTCACTTGAAAAAACCATCCGTTTGAGATAG
- the dnaN gene encoding DNA polymerase III subunit beta: MELSCFKTHFQKSIQLAERQTNQRNANPVLNGIFLKAEKNHLLIRSTDLYSGFETKIPAQVKKEGTLVIQAKPIISLLSSVNDEKIFLESKNNNINLTTKNTSTTIKAYDQEDFPKLPKIKNGQKLVFNAEKLFSNMKSVIFAASESDIKPEISSVFFSSGSKNNPGSFFKMAATDSFRLAEKSFDSKTEKIDSFLFPGKSALDFIKIIENFEGDVELEFDRQHLFALHPSFSYFTRLIEGNFPDYEQIIPSAFSTEVTLNKKELTDNLKLAGVFSGRLKEVKLRAYAGDNIFEITTSDSELGEHNGQLKAQITGENLEASFNQRYLLEGLEPVNSEDVILRFSGASKPLLIQNPRDVSYLYLVMPMKS, translated from the coding sequence ATGGAGTTGTCTTGCTTTAAAACTCATTTCCAAAAAAGTATTCAATTGGCCGAAAGGCAAACCAATCAGAGAAACGCCAATCCGGTTTTAAACGGAATATTTTTAAAAGCCGAAAAAAATCATCTGCTTATCAGGTCAACCGATTTATACAGCGGTTTTGAGACAAAAATACCGGCTCAAGTAAAAAAAGAAGGAACACTGGTTATTCAGGCTAAACCCATTATTTCTCTTTTATCGTCAGTAAACGACGAAAAAATATTTTTAGAATCAAAAAATAACAACATTAATCTGACTACTAAAAATACCTCCACCACAATAAAAGCTTATGATCAGGAAGACTTTCCGAAACTGCCTAAAATAAAAAACGGGCAAAAATTGGTTTTCAACGCGGAAAAATTGTTTTCAAACATGAAAAGCGTGATTTTCGCCGCTTCCGAATCCGATATCAAACCGGAAATATCAAGCGTTTTCTTTTCCTCCGGCAGCAAAAACAATCCGGGCTCATTTTTTAAAATGGCGGCCACCGATTCTTTCCGTCTGGCTGAAAAATCCTTTGATTCAAAAACTGAAAAAATAGACTCTTTTCTCTTTCCCGGAAAATCAGCCCTTGATTTCATAAAAATAATTGAGAATTTTGAAGGAGACGTAGAATTGGAGTTTGACCGCCAGCATCTTTTCGCGCTTCACCCCTCTTTTTCGTATTTTACCAGATTGATTGAGGGAAACTTCCCCGATTACGAGCAAATAATTCCGTCGGCATTCAGCACCGAAGTTACTCTGAATAAAAAAGAACTTACGGACAACCTTAAATTAGCCGGCGTTTTTTCCGGCCGCCTGAAAGAAGTAAAATTGCGCGCTTACGCCGGGGACAATATTTTTGAGATAACCACCAGTGACAGCGAGCTCGGCGAGCACAACGGTCAGCTTAAGGCTCAGATTACCGGAGAAAATCTTGAAGCGTCTTTTAATCAGAGATATTTGCTTGAGGGGTTGGAGCCCGTAAATTCCGAAGACGTTATTTTGCGTTTTTCGGGAGCAAGCAAACCTCTTCTAATCCAAAACCCGCGCGACGTTTCATATCTTTATTTGGTTATGCCGATGAAAAGCTAA
- the dnaA gene encoding chromosomal replication initiator protein DnaA, translating into MIKEELWKEILRELELTVSKANFATWFQNTFIADQDEGKIIIGTPSAFIKEWLEDKYQKHILKCLRARSPEVRSIEFKIATFGTVQEKKAEPKSTEEQMDFRDIYTDRETNLNPKYTLDNFIVGIFNELAHASALSVIKNPGVLYNPLFIYGGVGLGKTHLMQAIGNKMKADYPDKKVYYVSAERFANELVAAIRNNETVFFKDKYRSFDVLIIDDIQFIASRGAATQEEIFHTFNSMHQANKQIIFSSDRPPKLIPNIEDRLRSRFEGGTIADIVEPDYETRLAILQSKTAPNQEYQPSLEILEYIASAVQSNIREMEGSLNSVIVRSKMKKRPLDLSEVKEILTKNEKPRKVLSAQQIIRKIAQFYDIQEKFLFEKTRRKEVVKPRQVAMYLLREDFNGSFPYIGQKFGGRDHTTAIHAYTKITNEIKRDDRLKEEIKTIRAQLYEEEKQ; encoded by the coding sequence ATGATTAAAGAAGAGCTCTGGAAGGAGATTTTGAGAGAATTAGAATTAACCGTTTCGAAAGCCAATTTCGCGACTTGGTTTCAAAATACGTTCATAGCCGACCAGGACGAAGGGAAAATAATCATAGGGACCCCCTCGGCTTTTATTAAAGAGTGGCTGGAGGATAAATACCAAAAACATATTTTAAAATGCCTCCGGGCTCGCTCGCCCGAAGTGCGTTCAATCGAATTCAAGATAGCGACGTTCGGCACGGTCCAGGAGAAAAAAGCAGAGCCTAAATCAACGGAAGAACAAATGGATTTTCGCGATATATACACCGACCGCGAAACAAACCTCAATCCTAAATATACTCTGGATAATTTTATCGTAGGGATATTCAATGAGCTGGCTCATGCCTCCGCTCTATCGGTAATAAAAAACCCGGGCGTTCTCTACAACCCTCTTTTTATTTATGGCGGAGTCGGGCTGGGAAAAACCCACTTAATGCAGGCAATAGGAAATAAAATGAAAGCCGACTATCCCGATAAAAAAGTTTATTACGTCAGCGCGGAACGTTTTGCCAACGAATTGGTCGCGGCAATCCGCAATAACGAAACCGTCTTTTTTAAAGATAAGTACCGCTCTTTTGACGTTTTGATAATTGACGATATCCAGTTCATTGCCAGCCGCGGAGCCGCTACCCAGGAAGAAATTTTTCACACTTTCAACTCCATGCATCAGGCGAATAAACAAATAATCTTCTCTTCCGACAGGCCTCCCAAATTAATACCAAACATTGAAGACCGCCTTAGATCGCGTTTTGAGGGAGGCACGATAGCCGACATAGTAGAACCGGACTACGAAACCAGGCTGGCAATACTGCAGTCCAAAACAGCTCCAAACCAAGAATACCAGCCCTCGCTTGAAATACTGGAATACATAGCATCAGCCGTCCAATCCAATATCAGGGAGATGGAGGGTTCGCTTAATTCCGTGATCGTGCGCTCAAAAATGAAAAAGCGGCCTCTGGATTTGTCCGAGGTAAAAGAAATACTGACCAAAAACGAAAAACCGAGGAAAGTTCTAAGCGCTCAGCAGATAATAAGAAAGATCGCGCAATTTTACGACATTCAGGAAAAATTTCTTTTTGAGAAAACCAGAAGGAAGGAGGTAGTCAAGCCGAGACAAGTAGCGATGTACCTTCTAAGAGAAGATTTTAACGGCTCTTTTCCTTATATCGGACAAAAATTCGGCGGCCGAGACCATACAACCGCCATTCACGCCTATACTAAAATAACCAACGAGATTAAAAGAGACGACCGCCTCAAAGAAGAAATAAAAACAATCCGGGCCCAATTATATGAGGAAGAAAAACAGTGA
- the rpmH gene encoding 50S ribosomal protein L34 produces the protein MSPKRTYQPKKRKRKKTHGFRKRSRSAGGKRILKGRRRKGRKKLTV, from the coding sequence ATGTCGCCAAAAAGAACTTATCAGCCCAAAAAACGCAAAAGGAAAAAGACTCACGGTTTCCGAAAACGCTCCAGAAGCGCCGGGGGCAAGCGTATTTTGAAGGGCCGGCGCCGGAAAGGCCGCAAGAAGCTTACGGTTTGA